A window from Hemicordylus capensis ecotype Gifberg chromosome 2, rHemCap1.1.pri, whole genome shotgun sequence encodes these proteins:
- the ATP6AP1 gene encoding V-type proton ATPase subunit S1, with the protein MAFQEIAGFLLLLGLGLAIAQTGQVPLLAWSSHRSLWPPSAALHEGHVVTETQLAALLDSALDNGPHNVLLFLQEKLSVEDFTAYGGVFGNKPDSAFPNLENALAAAPSSLVLPSVDWFAASAVPAFLKAKLGIAPLHVDQNTLQELRLNASLPALLLVRLPYSIGSSLMDPKEVLISNDEILGQVLSALQSEDIPYIAVLTALRPSRVVRDVSDVAPERLGRQLLQKETPPLAFPSKAAPQILFWASNFSVAFNGTWHDLTNLTFGSGASVIVDGSKVDSNASKLELAYGNVGGSSLKITFYMTNIRYPVSARNWFSLHTVELVRGKDPPVFFNATQITAPHIYSFSCAYVSDYPTTGALLVSRDSSAKVGMKITNFQIQSFNVTGLRFSYASDCVGFFSPGIWMGLLTSLLLVAIFTYGLHMVMSLKTMDRFDDPKGPTISVPQTD; encoded by the exons ATCCTTATGGCCCCCCTCTGCAGCCCTGCATGAAGGGCATGTGGTGACAGAAACCCAGCTTGCTGCTTTATTGGACTCTGCACTAGACAATGGACCTCACAATGTGCTCCTCTTCCTTCAGGAGAAA CTCAGTGTCGAGGATTTCACAGCCTATGGTGGGGTGTTTGGAAACAAGCCAGATAGCGCCTTCCCCAACCTGGAG AATGCACTAGCTGCAGCTCCCTCCTCCTTGGTGCTTCCTTCTGTGGACTGGTTTGCAGCTAGTGCTGTCCCTGCCTTCTTGAAGGCCAAACTGGGCATTGCACCTCTTCATGTGGATCAGAACACCCTGCAGGAGCTGCGGCTCAATGCTAGCCTACCTGCGCTGCTGTTGGTACGACTACCATATTCCATTGG TTCTAGCCTCATGGACCCAAAGGAAGTTCTAATCAGCAATG ATGAAATCCTGGGACAAGTTCTGAGTGCTCTTCAGTCAGAGGACATCCCCTACATAGCTGTACTGACTGCTCTGCGGCCCTCACGG gttGTCCGGGATGTCTCTGATGTGGCCCCTGAGAGGCTGGGACGGCAGCTGCTGCAGAAGGAGACTCCACCACTTGCCTTTCCTTCAAAGGCTGCTCCACAGATCCTCTTCTGGGCCAGCAATTTCTCAGTGGCTTTTAATGGCACATGGCATGACCTTACTAATCTCACATTTGGGAGTGGCGCCAGCGTCATTGTGGATGGCTCCAAAGTGGATTCCAATGCTTCTAA ATTAGAACTGGCTTATGGAAACGTTGGTGGCAGTTCCCTGAAAATCAC GTTCTACATGACAAACATTCGCTACCCAGTTtctgcacggaactggttttCCCTCCACACTGTGGAGCTGGTCAGGGGTAAGGACCCCCCTGTTTTCTTCAATGCCACTCAGATCACCGCACCCCACATCTATTCCTTTAGCTGCGCCTATGTCAGCGACTATCCAACTACAGGGGCCCTCTTGGTGTCCAGGGACAGTTCTGCCAAAGTGGGAATGAAAATCACAAATTTTCAG ATCCAGAGCTTCAATGTGACTGGTCTACGGTTCTCCTACGCCAGTGACTGTGTCGGCTTCTTCTCTCCTGGAATCTGGATGGGGTTGCTGACCTCCCTGCTTCTCGTTGCCATTTTCACCTATGGCCTCCACATGGTCATGAGCCTCAAAACCATGGACCGTTTTGATGACCCCAAGGGGCCTACCATCTCTGTACCGCAAACGGATTAA